Proteins co-encoded in one Cytobacillus sp. NJ13 genomic window:
- a CDS encoding acid-soluble spore protein N codes for MSNPKRHPNHFNPNHIGTQSRGFGGNKGKKMQDKSGQHPQVIQTKGE; via the coding sequence ATGAGTAATCCAAAAAGACACCCCAATCATTTTAATCCGAACCATATTGGGACACAATCACGCGGATTTGGCGGCAATAAAGGCAAGAAAATGCAGGACAAATCCGGACAGCATCCTCAAGTAATTCAAACTAAAGGCGAATAA
- a CDS encoding TlpA disulfide reductase family protein → MFKKMFAAAVLLIITTAIFVVQAVEKDEVESHPVNQTGLGIGLKAPDFELKNLQGETVKLSDYRGKKVMLNFWATWCPPCKAEMPDIQKFYTQKGNEVVILAVNIDPQADVAGFAEEMRVNFPILLDVNEKASNAYQIITIPTTFFIDEEGIIRNKYLSAMSLEIMNQYIDEM, encoded by the coding sequence ATGTTCAAAAAAATGTTTGCAGCTGCTGTGTTATTAATAATCACTACCGCAATTTTTGTGGTGCAGGCAGTTGAAAAAGATGAAGTCGAGAGTCATCCCGTTAATCAGACTGGTTTAGGAATTGGCTTGAAAGCCCCAGATTTTGAATTGAAAAACCTTCAGGGGGAAACAGTAAAGCTCTCAGATTATAGAGGAAAGAAAGTCATGCTCAACTTTTGGGCAACATGGTGTCCTCCATGTAAAGCTGAAATGCCTGATATCCAGAAATTCTATACTCAAAAGGGAAATGAAGTTGTTATTTTGGCAGTGAACATCGATCCTCAAGCTGATGTTGCTGGCTTTGCAGAAGAAATGCGTGTGAATTTTCCAATTCTGCTTGATGTGAATGAAAAAGCATCCAATGCCTATCAAATAATAACGATTCCGACCACTTTTTTTATTGATGAAGAAGGAATTATCCGGAATAAATATTTAAGTGCGATGTCCCTGGAGATTATGAATCAGTATATAGATGAAATGTAA
- a CDS encoding HesB/YadR/YfhF family protein, producing the protein MNIHIEDQAAQWYQEEMLLSKGDFVRFFARYGGCSTVQQGFSLGVSNEHPHNAGVQTEKNGITYFIEEKDLWYFDNHDLFVTFNAKAQEPEFKYNNG; encoded by the coding sequence ATGAACATACATATTGAAGATCAGGCTGCCCAATGGTATCAGGAGGAAATGCTCTTGAGTAAGGGTGACTTCGTCCGCTTTTTTGCAAGATATGGCGGTTGCAGTACTGTCCAGCAAGGATTTTCTTTAGGAGTATCTAATGAACACCCGCATAACGCAGGAGTGCAGACTGAAAAAAACGGAATTACTTACTTTATTGAAGAAAAGGACTTATGGTACTTTGATAATCATGATTTATTCGTGACATTTAACGCAAAAGCACAGGAACCTGAATTCAAATATAACAATGGGTAA
- a CDS encoding AAA family ATPase, translating to MTQQKRQAKPAEGQAYHWKNELDQYGYIQNEAELLNVIKNINEKADPGLLSELLTIAAISRLSKYTDDTLASAWLQKAVELDTGNSMAAAQLGKSEWKNKSNLLETLTFPPIRETDNRAAKKKTAEQFIEICRSFINKSDDELEDLQKKQHAYEDVEYRELTGILEKAIEETAFLLKASEEYEQSISGVFHTSTYYTDMKKHLNAIKRLKNEWKEIFESEEEESDLPKDPLDELNEMVGLHSVKSRVHDFYRFLIYQNERKSLGFQTKDELSLNMILTGNPGTGKTTIARLLAKIYHSLGVLPREEVIEADRSQLVGGFVGQTEENVRAAVEKAIGGVLFIDEAYSLKREGQTGSDYGQTAIDTLVSLMTGTEYGGKFAVVMAGYPEEMRQFLDSNPGLRSRFPESNFIALPDYSNEELLQIAEKLTADNDYVLTEGAKQELGKRIEKERVDDTFGNARTVRNIVLDAIFRKGSQAKKNENIMAYTLLEKEDFESEEQEKLMNPQDQLAQLIGLETVKKEVHNLVSFVKMQQLRREKGLPVVPIQLHSVFTGNPGTGKTTVAKIYAELLKECGFLKRGHLMIASRADFVAGYVGQTAIKTKKKIREALGGVLFIDEAYSLLSRTSGDFGKEVIDTLVDEMTKHNENLVVVLAGYPNEMEKLMSSNPGLKSRFKKFFHFKDYSAGELLEIIISYAGQYEYTLTEEAGEYLNRTLSEIEINGNGRFAANLADEAIQAQAMRIVSAIDDDIEQVSILEKEDFDIALKKTSKGE from the coding sequence ATGACACAGCAGAAAAGACAGGCAAAACCGGCAGAGGGTCAGGCTTATCATTGGAAAAATGAGCTTGATCAATACGGATACATACAAAATGAAGCAGAATTGCTTAATGTTATTAAAAATATCAATGAAAAGGCAGATCCCGGGCTGCTTTCGGAATTACTGACCATTGCTGCTATTTCCCGGTTAAGCAAGTATACCGATGATACTCTTGCCAGTGCATGGCTGCAGAAGGCTGTTGAACTGGACACTGGCAATAGTATGGCGGCAGCCCAATTAGGGAAATCCGAATGGAAAAATAAAAGCAATCTTCTTGAAACCCTGACTTTCCCGCCGATTCGGGAAACCGATAACAGGGCAGCAAAAAAGAAAACAGCTGAGCAATTCATTGAAATTTGCAGAAGCTTTATCAACAAATCAGATGATGAGTTAGAAGATCTGCAGAAAAAGCAGCATGCCTATGAGGATGTGGAATACCGGGAGCTGACTGGAATACTGGAAAAAGCTATTGAGGAAACAGCTTTTCTTTTAAAAGCTTCTGAAGAATATGAGCAATCTATATCCGGCGTATTTCATACCTCAACCTATTACACCGATATGAAAAAGCACTTGAATGCCATCAAAAGACTTAAAAATGAATGGAAAGAGATATTTGAATCAGAGGAAGAAGAGTCTGATTTACCAAAAGATCCCCTGGATGAACTTAATGAAATGGTTGGCCTGCACTCTGTGAAAAGCAGAGTTCATGACTTTTACCGTTTTTTAATATATCAAAATGAACGTAAGTCACTTGGTTTTCAAACGAAAGATGAACTCAGCCTCAATATGATTCTAACTGGTAATCCAGGTACAGGCAAAACAACTATCGCCCGGCTTTTGGCAAAGATTTATCATAGCCTAGGGGTTTTGCCGCGGGAAGAAGTGATCGAAGCAGATCGGTCTCAGCTGGTGGGCGGTTTTGTCGGGCAAACAGAGGAAAATGTCAGGGCGGCCGTTGAAAAGGCAATCGGTGGAGTGCTGTTCATTGATGAGGCGTACAGCTTAAAGCGTGAGGGACAGACCGGCAGCGATTATGGACAAACTGCCATTGATACTCTTGTATCGCTGATGACCGGGACTGAATATGGGGGAAAGTTTGCGGTGGTCATGGCCGGTTATCCAGAAGAGATGAGACAATTTCTGGACAGCAATCCTGGCCTTCGCAGCCGTTTCCCAGAGTCGAATTTTATTGCACTCCCTGATTATTCTAATGAGGAGCTTCTTCAGATTGCTGAAAAGCTGACTGCGGATAATGATTATGTCCTTACTGAAGGTGCAAAGCAGGAACTGGGCAAACGAATTGAAAAAGAGCGGGTTGATGATACATTCGGAAATGCCAGGACTGTCAGAAACATTGTTCTTGATGCCATTTTTAGAAAAGGATCACAAGCTAAAAAGAACGAAAACATCATGGCCTATACACTATTGGAAAAAGAAGATTTTGAAAGTGAAGAACAAGAAAAGCTAATGAATCCACAAGACCAGCTTGCCCAGTTAATCGGACTTGAAACAGTTAAAAAAGAAGTTCATAACTTAGTGTCATTTGTTAAGATGCAGCAGCTGCGCCGTGAAAAAGGGCTGCCTGTTGTCCCTATCCAGCTGCATTCAGTATTTACCGGGAATCCGGGGACAGGGAAAACGACTGTAGCAAAGATTTATGCAGAATTGCTGAAGGAATGCGGATTTCTGAAACGCGGACATTTGATGATTGCGAGCCGTGCTGATTTTGTAGCTGGCTATGTAGGCCAAACCGCCATCAAAACAAAGAAAAAAATAAGAGAGGCGTTAGGCGGCGTCTTATTCATCGATGAGGCCTATTCACTTCTTTCCCGGACATCAGGAGATTTCGGAAAAGAAGTCATCGATACATTAGTGGATGAAATGACAAAACATAATGAAAATCTTGTCGTTGTTTTAGCGGGTTACCCAAATGAAATGGAGAAACTAATGTCAAGTAATCCCGGCTTAAAGTCCCGATTTAAAAAGTTCTTTCATTTCAAGGATTATTCAGCAGGAGAGCTTTTGGAAATAATCATTTCGTATGCTGGACAATATGAATATACGCTTACGGAAGAAGCGGGAGAGTACCTTAACCGCACTTTATCAGAGATCGAAATAAATGGGAATGGACGTTTTGCCGCCAACCTTGCGGATGAGGCTATTCAGGCACAGGCAATGAGAATTGTATCAGCAATTGATGACGATATTGAGCAGGTTAGCATTTTGGAAAAAGAAGATTTCGATATCGCTTTAAAAAAGACAAGCAAAGGGGAATAG
- a CDS encoding CapA family protein: MKFSKAFLLSTVICTLLVICSALFIYQLHTENKAEAAEAQPAQLHMENRETTAVNKVLIEKATLGAIGDILIHDRVYNAAKTKTGYDFKPMFEHAKTLLKTPDILLANQETILGGPEIGISSYPMFNSPQEVGDALIEAGVDIVSTANNHSLDKGEKGLKTSLDYLDQIGLPHVGTNRTPSEQQTLKVINKNGIKVAYLSYTYGTNGIPIPAGKDYLVNLIDRTAMQEEINRAKEEADVVVMSMHWGNEYQLQPTEEQKELAEVLANDGVDIIFGHHPHVLQPMEWIDRKDGRKSLVVYSLGNFLSGQIGDYKDIGGIATVEITKYIDQNGVDIELANPGFIPTYVSNKQLKKYRVVPLKDAGGYGLPNAESKYNEIMTHMLDHVQ, from the coding sequence ATGAAATTCAGTAAAGCCTTCTTACTATCAACAGTCATTTGTACATTGTTAGTTATTTGTTCGGCCTTATTCATCTATCAATTGCACACTGAGAATAAAGCGGAGGCAGCTGAAGCACAACCTGCTCAATTGCATATGGAAAACAGAGAAACCACCGCGGTTAATAAAGTGCTAATAGAGAAGGCGACATTGGGAGCAATTGGCGACATACTTATCCATGACAGGGTATATAATGCTGCAAAAACAAAAACAGGCTATGATTTCAAGCCAATGTTTGAGCATGCAAAAACGCTATTAAAAACACCCGACATCCTGCTTGCCAATCAAGAGACTATTTTGGGAGGCCCAGAGATAGGAATTTCCAGTTACCCCATGTTTAACAGCCCTCAGGAAGTGGGAGACGCCCTCATTGAGGCTGGTGTGGACATTGTTTCAACTGCCAATAACCATTCACTCGATAAGGGAGAAAAAGGATTAAAAACATCCCTCGATTATTTGGATCAGATAGGACTGCCGCATGTGGGAACGAACAGAACACCCAGTGAACAGCAAACCTTGAAAGTAATAAACAAAAACGGAATTAAAGTTGCTTATCTTTCTTACACATATGGTACAAATGGAATTCCCATTCCGGCAGGAAAAGATTATCTCGTTAATCTTATTGATAGAACAGCAATGCAAGAGGAAATTAACCGTGCAAAAGAGGAAGCTGACGTAGTTGTTATGAGTATGCATTGGGGAAATGAATACCAGCTTCAGCCAACAGAGGAACAAAAGGAACTGGCAGAGGTCCTCGCAAATGATGGTGTGGACATTATTTTCGGACACCATCCTCATGTACTGCAGCCAATGGAATGGATTGACAGGAAAGACGGACGGAAATCTCTTGTTGTATACTCTCTGGGCAATTTTTTATCCGGCCAGATTGGTGATTACAAGGACATAGGCGGTATTGCAACTGTGGAGATTACGAAATATATTGATCAAAACGGGGTCGATATTGAACTTGCCAATCCGGGATTCATCCCGACATACGTAAGTAATAAACAGCTAAAAAAATATCGGGTAGTACCGTTAAAGGATGCGGGCGGCTATGGCCTTCCCAATGCAGAGTCCAAATACAACGAAATTATGACACATATGCTCGATCATGTTCAGTAA
- the plsY gene encoding glycerol-3-phosphate 1-O-acyltransferase PlsY yields the protein MIYGIIIILAYLLGSIPSGLIVGKVFYGVDIREHGSGNLGGTNTFRTLGVKAGMIVTIADILKGTLAASLPFFFGSDMHHLVAGVFAVIGHMYPLFAGFRGGKAVATSGGVLLAYVPLMFLIILGVFFLSLYITKYVSLSSILAALASIIYALIIWDIPLIIVVSILGIFVIYRHRTNIKRIRDKTEPKIKWLG from the coding sequence ATGATTTATGGAATTATCATTATTTTAGCTTACTTACTTGGATCCATTCCTTCTGGTTTAATTGTAGGGAAAGTTTTTTATGGAGTGGATATTCGTGAGCATGGCAGCGGAAATTTAGGCGGTACCAATACTTTCCGGACTCTTGGAGTTAAGGCCGGCATGATTGTGACCATAGCTGATATCTTAAAAGGCACTCTGGCTGCATCCCTGCCCTTTTTCTTTGGATCGGACATGCATCATCTAGTTGCAGGAGTTTTTGCAGTTATTGGGCACATGTATCCGCTGTTTGCCGGCTTTCGCGGAGGAAAAGCAGTCGCTACATCAGGCGGTGTGCTGCTAGCCTATGTACCCTTAATGTTTCTTATCATATTGGGTGTTTTCTTTTTAAGCCTTTACATAACAAAGTACGTGTCCTTGTCCTCTATTCTGGCAGCACTGGCATCCATTATTTACGCACTGATTATATGGGACATTCCACTAATTATAGTAGTATCTATACTTGGCATCTTTGTTATTTACAGACATAGGACAAATATTAAACGAATAAGGGACAAAACCGAGCCCAAAATAAAATGGCTTGGCTGA
- a CDS encoding phospholipase D family protein has protein sequence MKKVLGKLHRKTVWIPILSLLLVLAATIIYQSNKPLPKGLSFEGEVYTVEDIKFLYDLTFEKDNGSRESDQQIFKRILEAIGEAEDFIVMDMFLFNGFNDGDKEYPDISGKITEELIEQKHSHPNMDITVITDRINSTYGSHDVPEFKKLKENGINVVYTSLVPLRDSNPIYSAFWRVFLQWFGQGGKGWLPNPLAENAPEVTFRSYLDLMNIKANHRKVFVTEKTGIVTSGNPHNASGFHSNIAFEVKGPILADLVKTEQAVVDYSASGKLTDFKPEDSNKTGTVKAQVLTEGKIYKHIIKEINKVDKGETIWLGMFYLADRKVVDALKEAADRGVKVKMILDPNQNAFGSEKIGLPNIPVAAELDKLGHENIKIRWYNTGFEQYHSKIMYVTGKENSMIIAGSANFTKRNLDDLNLETNLKISAPDHSQVMKDVDSYFNKLWNNNGAIYTNNYPSNEKMPVVKYLTYRLQKLTHFTTY, from the coding sequence GTGAAAAAGGTTCTGGGAAAGTTACATAGAAAAACGGTCTGGATACCCATTTTGAGCCTTTTGCTGGTATTGGCAGCAACCATCATCTATCAATCCAATAAACCATTGCCAAAAGGCCTTTCTTTCGAAGGGGAAGTTTACACTGTAGAAGATATTAAGTTCTTATACGATTTAACTTTTGAAAAAGATAACGGCAGTAGAGAAAGTGATCAGCAGATTTTTAAGCGGATATTAGAAGCCATTGGTGAGGCAGAGGATTTTATAGTGATGGATATGTTTTTATTCAATGGTTTTAATGATGGTGATAAAGAATATCCGGATATTAGCGGTAAAATAACTGAAGAGCTCATCGAACAAAAGCATAGCCACCCCAATATGGATATTACGGTGATCACAGATCGAATTAACAGCACATATGGATCACATGATGTACCAGAATTCAAGAAACTGAAAGAGAATGGTATTAATGTAGTTTATACCTCATTAGTTCCTTTAAGAGATTCTAATCCTATATATTCGGCATTTTGGCGTGTTTTTTTACAATGGTTTGGCCAGGGAGGTAAAGGCTGGCTTCCCAATCCGCTTGCAGAAAATGCTCCTGAAGTGACATTTCGGTCCTATCTCGATCTCATGAATATTAAAGCAAATCACCGGAAAGTTTTTGTAACGGAGAAAACAGGGATTGTAACATCTGGAAATCCCCATAATGCCAGCGGATTTCATTCAAATATCGCGTTTGAAGTAAAAGGGCCTATCTTAGCTGACCTCGTAAAAACCGAGCAGGCGGTGGTCGATTATTCAGCATCAGGCAAACTGACAGATTTTAAGCCTGAAGACAGTAATAAAACTGGGACTGTTAAGGCCCAGGTGCTGACTGAAGGCAAGATCTATAAACACATTATTAAAGAAATCAATAAAGTCGACAAAGGTGAAACCATCTGGCTTGGCATGTTTTATCTTGCTGACAGAAAAGTGGTTGATGCACTAAAAGAAGCAGCCGACAGGGGAGTAAAAGTAAAAATGATCCTGGATCCAAATCAGAACGCTTTCGGCTCTGAAAAAATTGGATTGCCTAATATACCGGTGGCAGCTGAATTAGACAAATTAGGCCATGAAAACATAAAAATCAGATGGTACAATACGGGCTTTGAACAATACCATTCGAAAATCATGTATGTAACCGGCAAAGAAAATAGTATGATCATAGCTGGTTCAGCAAATTTTACAAAGAGAAATCTGGATGATTTAAACCTGGAGACAAATTTAAAAATAAGCGCTCCTGATCATTCCCAGGTTATGAAGGATGTCGACAGCTACTTTAATAAGCTTTGGAATAATAACGGTGCAATTTATACGAATAACTATCCATCCAATGAAAAAATGCCTGTGGTAAAATATCTTACTTACAGACTGCAGAAGCTTACTCACTTTACAACCTACTGA
- a CDS encoding ATP-binding protein, which yields MDKTQALLENVSFPYFFIDHNLKILTSSLISAEGVFTELLASEDISRFTNLLKKNESGIFKLKIGNSIHPYRIYLEKDDAAHYHLFCFPLSSEDEELRKMAEHMQKRLHRVNHQLKEKKKHLNKAVKEIKETVLISDYSADAGQLAGIAHEIRNPLTTVKGFLQLLKPYLLEIGKEQYAEIAIEEINRANDIIYEFLNASKPPQNIRTEIEVNRLIKEMKIFFESEALIRNINLSVSLCPNNPIFYGDVKQIKQVLINIIRNAMEACESIPAPGGKIDLKAKTLNQKVYITIHDNGSGMTEKTISELFVPFFTTKEKGTGIGLSICQKIIEEHDGKINVHSKMSQGTVFEIELPMIIN from the coding sequence ATGGATAAAACCCAAGCGCTGCTAGAAAATGTGTCCTTCCCATACTTTTTCATTGATCATAACCTAAAAATACTCACTTCATCATTAATAAGTGCTGAAGGAGTGTTTACTGAATTATTGGCATCTGAAGATATCAGCAGATTCACCAATCTATTAAAGAAAAACGAATCTGGCATTTTTAAACTTAAAATAGGTAACAGCATTCATCCATATAGAATTTATCTGGAAAAAGATGATGCTGCGCACTATCACCTTTTTTGTTTTCCCCTCTCTTCAGAAGATGAAGAATTAAGAAAGATGGCGGAGCACATGCAAAAGAGGCTACACCGCGTTAATCACCAATTAAAAGAAAAAAAGAAACACTTAAATAAAGCAGTGAAAGAGATTAAAGAAACTGTTTTGATATCTGACTATTCAGCTGATGCCGGACAGCTAGCGGGTATTGCACATGAGATCCGGAATCCGCTAACAACTGTAAAAGGATTTTTACAGCTTTTGAAGCCTTATTTATTAGAAATTGGAAAAGAACAGTACGCTGAGATTGCAATTGAAGAAATTAATCGGGCAAATGATATCATATATGAATTCTTAAATGCATCAAAACCTCCTCAAAATATAAGAACTGAAATAGAAGTTAACAGATTAATTAAGGAAATGAAAATATTTTTCGAAAGCGAGGCGCTTATAAGAAATATTAACCTTTCTGTAAGCCTTTGCCCTAATAATCCCATTTTCTATGGTGATGTGAAGCAGATAAAGCAGGTCCTGATCAATATTATTAGAAATGCAATGGAAGCATGTGAAAGCATTCCTGCTCCAGGAGGAAAAATAGATCTTAAAGCAAAAACCCTTAACCAAAAAGTATACATCACTATCCATGATAATGGATCGGGAATGACAGAAAAAACAATAAGCGAATTGTTTGTCCCATTTTTTACAACAAAAGAAAAAGGAACCGGCATCGGTCTATCCATATGCCAAAAAATAATTGAAGAGCATGATGGCAAGATTAATGTCCATTCGAAAATGTCACAGGGCACTGTCTTTGAAATTGAACTTCCGATGATTATCAACTAA
- a CDS encoding DUF3243 domain-containing protein, whose translation MEQNMNNVNGQAGNVEEKLSNMGSEKKDEILSSFDGFKEYLSGKVSLGQKMGMDEEQLANTAQKVGDYLASKEEPRNREEKLLQELWKVGNEEEKHKLSHMLVKLVG comes from the coding sequence ATGGAACAGAATATGAATAACGTAAATGGACAAGCAGGCAATGTAGAGGAAAAGCTCAGTAATATGGGAAGCGAAAAGAAAGATGAAATACTTTCAAGCTTTGACGGTTTTAAAGAATATTTAAGCGGAAAGGTCTCCCTGGGACAGAAAATGGGCATGGATGAGGAACAGCTTGCGAACACAGCACAAAAGGTAGGCGATTATCTGGCTTCCAAAGAAGAGCCAAGAAACCGTGAAGAAAAGCTTCTGCAGGAACTGTGGAAGGTAGGAAATGAGGAAGAAAAGCACAAACTATCTCATATGCTGGTAAAGCTTGTAGGCTAA
- a CDS encoding CPBP family intramembrane metalloprotease, which produces MKTAYVTKSFPYMQLCIFTAAILLFQYKLFASAFILSFGLIIFLLITSMQERVFSWIIAGYLTGSLLFLYGDKMLDALPFQHSILMIANRFLLLIPILLLVYISKKFNKTAIPFWRKPDWNSQIFFPFIWSGFHSIKIKHFLMIAIMINFASFAYSIFSAENSYANDFLIFLIGFSIINGLMEEILWRGIILSRMSELSGEKAAVLFSGLAFGFSHIMLGYSFISCLLFAFGGVFYAAITVKSQSIFPAVIWHIAMNLFMILSGFIPFPG; this is translated from the coding sequence ATGAAAACCGCATATGTTACTAAGTCTTTTCCTTATATGCAATTATGTATATTCACAGCTGCAATATTGCTTTTTCAATACAAACTTTTTGCTTCCGCTTTCATACTTTCTTTTGGACTTATCATTTTTTTACTAATTACTTCAATGCAGGAGCGTGTTTTTTCCTGGATCATTGCAGGGTATTTAACAGGCAGTCTACTGTTTCTTTATGGCGATAAAATGCTTGATGCACTGCCGTTTCAACACTCCATATTAATGATTGCCAATCGGTTTCTATTGTTGATCCCAATCCTTCTTCTTGTTTACATTTCAAAAAAGTTTAATAAAACTGCCATCCCTTTTTGGCGGAAGCCGGATTGGAATTCCCAAATATTTTTCCCATTCATATGGAGCGGTTTCCATTCAATAAAAATAAAACACTTTCTTATGATTGCAATCATGATTAATTTTGCTTCATTTGCCTATTCAATTTTTTCAGCTGAAAACTCCTATGCCAATGACTTTCTTATATTCCTGATTGGCTTCTCAATCATAAATGGATTGATGGAAGAGATTTTGTGGAGGGGAATCATTTTATCTAGAATGTCGGAGCTTTCAGGAGAAAAGGCAGCTGTCCTTTTTTCTGGGCTGGCGTTTGGTTTTTCTCATATCATGCTGGGCTACTCTTTTATCTCATGTCTGCTGTTTGCTTTTGGCGGAGTTTTTTATGCTGCCATTACAGTAAAATCCCAAAGCATTTTTCCAGCTGTCATATGGCATATTGCCATGAATCTATTTATGATTCTAAGCGGATTTATCCCTTTTCCAGGATGA
- the tlp gene encoding small acid-soluble spore protein Tlp encodes MSHNRPNPDDRSDNVEKLQSMIVHTIENMDEAEESMKYANAEDLARIEAKNERRRESLASFRSEIKDEYQAQQNDNANENNENHNF; translated from the coding sequence ATGTCACATAACAGACCAAATCCAGATGACCGCAGCGATAACGTCGAAAAGCTTCAATCCATGATCGTTCATACTATCGAGAATATGGACGAAGCTGAAGAATCAATGAAGTATGCAAATGCAGAGGATCTTGCCAGGATTGAAGCAAAAAATGAACGCCGCAGGGAAAGCCTTGCTTCATTCCGTTCTGAAATAAAGGACGAGTATCAGGCGCAGCAGAACGACAATGCCAATGAGAACAACGAGAACCATAATTTTTAA
- a CDS encoding FbpB family small basic protein: MRKPRKRSFAELVSENKRQLLKDQDAMEKIEERLELKRLNKAE, translated from the coding sequence ATGAGAAAGCCTAGAAAACGCTCCTTTGCTGAATTAGTTTCAGAAAATAAACGCCAGCTGCTTAAAGATCAAGATGCAATGGAAAAAATCGAAGAACGCCTTGAGCTTAAACGTCTTAATAAGGCCGAATAG
- a CDS encoding thioesterase family protein gives MLISTKEIEVRYAETDQMGVVYHANYLVWMELGRTQIIKDLGFSYAEMEKDGIISPVLDILASYKKPLRYGQTATIKTWIEEYDGFRVSYGYEIYNDEGDLAVTGLSKHVCVKKDNFRPISIKKKYPDWHEAYEEAKRQPESALK, from the coding sequence ATGCTCATTTCAACAAAAGAAATAGAAGTAAGGTATGCAGAAACAGATCAAATGGGAGTCGTGTATCACGCCAATTATCTGGTATGGATGGAGCTTGGCCGGACACAGATCATAAAAGATCTGGGGTTCAGTTATGCTGAAATGGAGAAGGATGGCATCATTTCGCCTGTTCTGGATATCCTGGCTTCCTACAAAAAACCATTGCGCTACGGTCAAACGGCGACGATAAAAACCTGGATTGAAGAGTATGACGGTTTCCGCGTCAGCTATGGATATGAAATATACAATGATGAAGGAGATCTGGCAGTAACAGGCTTGTCCAAGCATGTTTGCGTCAAAAAGGATAATTTTCGGCCGATCTCAATTAAAAAGAAATATCCTGATTGGCATGAAGCATATGAAGAAGCTAAAAGGCAGCCTGAAAGTGCACTCAAATAA